From Candidatus Hydrogenedentota bacterium, one genomic window encodes:
- a CDS encoding IMP cyclohydrolase, with amino-acid sequence MQKVRRAILSCHDKTGIVELAQLLREFNVEIISTAGTLQVLRDAGIDAVSIGDYTGVQEMMDGRVKTLHTKVHAGLLGIRERKLHEEQLCAANFHWIDFCIVNLHPVEDVIQRQGVTVEEVIDQVDIGGMSMIRSAAKNFRYVTVVVNPERYKGVMHELRAHDGNVTFKTRFRLAQEAFECTAQYDTVIAEYLKSVQLNEE; translated from the coding sequence ATGCAGAAAGTCAGACGGGCAATTCTGAGTTGTCACGACAAGACGGGAATTGTGGAGCTTGCCCAGCTCTTGCGTGAATTCAACGTGGAAATTATCAGCACGGCGGGAACGCTACAAGTCTTGCGGGACGCGGGAATCGACGCGGTGAGCATCGGAGACTATACGGGCGTTCAGGAAATGATGGACGGGCGCGTCAAGACGTTGCACACGAAGGTGCACGCAGGATTGCTTGGGATTCGGGAGCGAAAGCTACACGAAGAGCAGTTGTGCGCGGCCAACTTCCATTGGATCGATTTCTGTATTGTGAATCTGCACCCCGTCGAAGACGTGATTCAGCGTCAGGGGGTGACGGTAGAAGAGGTCATCGATCAAGTCGATATCGGCGGTATGTCGATGATTCGATCGGCGGCGAAGAATTTCCGGTATGTGACGGTAGTCGTGAATCCGGAGCGGTACAAGGGCGTCATGCATGAGCTGCGTGCCCACGACGGGAACGTGACGTTTAAGACGCGTTTTCGGTTGGCGCAGGAAGCGTTCGAGTGTACGGCCCAATACGATACGGTCATTGCCGAGTATTTGAAGAGTGTTCAACTGAACGAGGAGTAG